AAGGCGTCGGCGATTGCCCTGACCAAGGAGCAAAAACACGTTCAGAGTCTCGTGGTCAACAAGGGGCAGAGCGTATTTTTCACGGGCCCGGCAGGAACCGGAAAATCAGTCCTGATGCGGTCGATCATCGCCGAGCTAAAGAAGAAGTGGGCGAGAGATCCTGAGAGGCTGGCCGTCACAGCATCAACCGGCCTTGCGGCTTGCAATATCGGAGGCCAAACGTTGCACAGCTTCGCTGGAATCGGCCTCGGGAAAGACGACATTCCAACGTTGGTCAAAAAGATCAGGCGGAaccccaaggccaagaacCGCTGGCTCAGGACCAAGACGCTCATCATTGACGAGGTATCCATGGTCGACGGTGAACTCTTTGATAAACTGTCGTCAATCGGCCGAACCATCCGGAATAACGGCAAGCCCTGGGGTGGCATTCAACTCGTAATCACGGGTGACTTTTTCCAGCTGCCCCCGGTACCCGACGGCGACAAAAGCAGGGAATCCAAATTCGCATTCGAAGCGGCGACGTGGAACACGGCGATTGACCACACAATTGGCTTGACGCAAGTGTTCCGACAGAGAGACCCAGGTATGTTCGCACGTACATTGTCGACTTGTTCCCGTTGCGGCAGCTAACCAATGTTAAGTCTTTGCCAACATGCTCAACGAAATGCGTCTCGGCAAAATCAGCGAGGAAACGGTGCAAGCTTTCCGGAAACTAACAAGGCCCATCGTCAGCGATGATGGACTAGAGGTGACTGAGCTGTTTCCCACCAGATACGAGGTCGAGAATGCCAACCAGGGGCGATTGCGCAGCCTTCCCGGGAAAACGTATCGGTTTGATGCCGCCGACTCTGGAGACCCTCAAGTTCGCGACAAACTACTTCAGAACATGATGGCAGCAAAGACCATTGATCTGAAGGTTGGCGCTCAGGTTATGCTGATCAAGAACATGGACGACACTCTTGTCAACGGGTCACTTGGAAAGGTGACACGGTTCATGAGCGAGGGCAGTTTCGAGTCTTGGCACATGACGGATTACGGGTCCGATGTTGATGCGTCCGAGGAAGGCGACCTCAAGCGAAAGATCAAGGCCTTTAGCAGAGAGGTTGAAGAAGCGACCAAAGGGACAACTGAATTCCCCGTGGTAGAGTTCGCCGCAGTGGACGGGTCGACTCGTACCATTCTGTGCGTTCCAGAAGACTGGAAGGTCGAAACGCCGACAGGCGAAGTACAAGCTAGCCGCAGCCAGCTGCCCCTCATCCTTGCGTGGGCATTGTCGATTCACAAGGCCCAGGGACAGACTTTGGAAAGAGTCAAGGTGGACCTAGGCAAGGTCTTCGAGAAAGGTCAGGCCTATGTTGCACTCAGCCGAGCAACCAGTCAACAGGGCTTGCAAGTACTTCGCTTCCAGAAGGACAAGGTCATGGCCCATCCCCGAGTTGTGGGATTCTACAACAAACTCTACAGCGCTGAGCAAGCTGTCGCGAAGAAACCGCCCAGCATGGCCGATTTCTTGCACAAGGAAGAAGACACGAAGCTCGTCAAAGCCAATGCGAGATCTCAGTCGTTTGTCAGGAAAGGGGTGGAGGTTATCGACCTCGActacgaagaagaagcgaTGGCGAGCTATGGCAATTTTTGAATCCCAGGACACGGAAAGTCTTGGGAAGTGATATAATATGGTGTTCAAGGTTGGTGGCCTCGCTGGCAAGGTCCGACTCAAGTAACCAAAACAAAGGGATTGAAAGGGGGCTCATCTGATGGTCTGCATGGGTTGTCTGGACATAGACAGCGTTGAGCTTAGACGCTCTGGTTTTCACTAGAGGGGCGTGTCTTTGGAAGACAAGGAAACCACCTCTGCTCTTATAACGAACAAACACGATTTGACAATTTGGAAGATATTCCACGTCCACGGCCGAGAGAGACGGGGATCTGTTCACATAGCAACCACCCTGGCCGACGGGGAATTGGGTGAGAGGGAGGCAGGCAGATAAGCTGCACCAAGGTAAGTAAACGCTTCTTGGTCCAAAGTCCAAGCCCGTTTCATAGTGGAGATTCTTTGGGTCAACGTTCGTTTTGGCCTCACCAAGGCCAGCTTCTATTGCCAAACATAAACCTACCAGATGCATTGTGCGGGCGGGGTAAGGTGGCGTCAAGTACCTATCTGTATGTAGCTTTGCAGTTCGGCATGTCTTGGAATCTTGTTGTTTACCTGGTTCGCATGATCGGTTAACTCAGGGGCATGGTGGTTGTGCATGCACAGCAGCTCCTTTCACTGTATCCGCACATGCGCCGAGCTTCAGCACTACCTGTTTAGGTAcggtacctaggtacggaTAGTGTCCCGGCCTTGACGTTCATCTCTTCTTCAGGCGCAGCGTTTGTCGGCAGCTACCCGCCACCAGCCGACACCCTCGTGACCTTTGACCAGGCCCTGCACACGCCCTGCGCCTACTCCGTACCTCCCTTGCTCTTTCCTTATCGATAAGGATCAGAAAAAAGTTAAGGGAACCTAAACCCAGCAAGTGAAGGCGTCCGAGGGGAGATTTGAAGCTCTGTCCGGGACTGGCTGGACTGGCCTGGTCCTCCGTCGTTAAGATCAGGGTCGACGCAAAATCCCTCCAGACGTTTACCTCACCATCGCACTCCACCAACATATATCCACCATCGTATCCTCGTAGTGACTTTTCTTGGCAGCCTGCGATACTTTCAGAGCTAAAATCGAACCCAATTCGCGCCTTCAGCTCCGCCCACGCACCACCCCGAAGCATAATCCACCACGGTGCACCCTAacaccgtcgacgaccgAGCATCCAGGCGCCACGACGCACCCGGCATCATGGAGTTTATCGGCTTGCAAATGATGGTGACGCTTAGGCAGCCTCTGGGAACAATGCTCAAGGGTACCGTAAGCGCCATAGAGCCCGGCACCAGTCTCACGTTGAGCAACGGTACGTTCCCAAATGCTTCGCTTGACGTCGAGCTCCAGGCTAACACGCATCCTTGTAGTCTTTACCATTGGGACGAATCACTGGCTGCCCAGAGTCATCATCGATGCCGCCAATATCCTCGAGCTTTCCGAATCGAGGGAGGAGGTTGTGCCCAATACCTTTACTGCCCCGGGCGTTAGTCCCGTTCCTGCACCCGTCATCAACCAGCCGGCCTTTGCGGACCCTGCGATCCTGAGTATGGGAAAGCGGCCTGGCTCTGACATGAGAAGCGGAAGCGAGAAGCAGTCCCTTCCGGAAGCTACGCCTCAACCCACTCTTGCGGAAACAAGGGATCCACGGCCCGGACAGCCCGGGGTTCTGTCCAGCGTACACCTGACCGGAGGCCCAAGAGACGACGTAGTGAGTCTCAGCGAGACCCTGCAGGAATTGGACGTGGAGGAGCCGACGCCTACCGCGAGGCGACATGTGCCGGAGAGCAGCGCAGTGCCGCAGGTTGCTCACGAGGTTCACGAGGTTCAGAGTCAGTCTCAAAAGAGGAAGAATAGGCGGCGAGAAAAGCAACGAGCTCCACGAAATGGTGTGATGGACGAGACCATCCCGGAAATTACTCCTATGCGTGGCAACGCAGCTAACCGTGGGAAGGGCTGGAGACAAACGCCTATGTTGCAAAGCTCGCCTTCCTTCCAGCCCTTCAACTCGCTTAAGCGCGGCAtcaaggggaagaaggatCTGCCGGAAAACGGTTGGGCCTCTGAGGATGTCACGGAGGAAATGGCCGAGTTCGACTTTGAGAACAATTTGGCCAAGTTCGATAAGCGTACCATCTTCGACCAGATGCGTAAGGAGGATCTGATTGATGATGCGGATCGCTTGGTGTCGCACAACCGCCGACCGAAGCCTGGGACTGCCGGAGGCAAGAACTTTCATTATTCGGAAAACGTCCTCGACATACCATCTGCATCCTCGAATGCGCACCAAGATTTTTGGAacagcgaggccgacgatgcgGCCAATGGGGTTGACCGACTGAGTGGCCGTGATGTCCGGAGTGCTCAGAGTAGCCGCAGGGCTGAAAGCAAATCGGGGCCGTCAAGGAGATCGCAATCACGGAAAGCGAGCGCGCAACTCCCCAGCCAGCCCCTGAATCGCGTCAACTCCAACGTACGTCTGAATAGACAGCCCCAAGCGTTGCTCCGTCCTCAAGATAGCCCAAAAAATATTCTGGGTGCTAACCACATGCAGCACGTCACGCAGTCGGGCTTCTATCTTGTGCCGTCGAACAGACGCCTAGAGACCGTTTCGGCACTTCAGATGCTCAACCTGGAGAACATCGCGGCCAACGAGATCGGGCTGACAGAAGACATGATGGCCGAGAATGCGGGCCGGGGTATCGCTGAGGTGACATTACGGGCGCTCGAGGACCCTGCGATACAAGTTCGATTCGGTACTGGTGGCGCGAATGCTCAGAACAACAGCCTGGCGACGTCGGCTACTGTTGTCATTCTCGCCGGTAACAACAAGTCTGGAATTCGAGCCATCTCGGCGGCTCGTCACCTGCGGAACAAGGGCCTCAATATCCTTGTT
The genomic region above belongs to Colletotrichum higginsianum IMI 349063 chromosome 2, whole genome shotgun sequence and contains:
- a CDS encoding ATP-dependent DNA helicase PIF1 is translated as MTAGIISLLPIRSSPILRLFTHGAIRIAHVHISAPHSDIDPDPGSMLARANKAYEASAPPPKNDLAKQLFPSSSPSATQNGNIMDQFKKTSQPISNAPVSARTASTTNTSMPSKSSRPPPGRTASVTHFANSNRSVLDSLSAPNGRSLASLYSRSDSFRHEPETSLSVQNQSANSKPVVYFAEDDFSDDDQLDLDYEAPSALPSLPKPPSKAVKVPEPPIEEPLSQFVPWSSSPASHFVNPKLSRTTSATSSLKRDSPENAESLAALQPKKRRLPKNWSFEEEDRTPVPESEPEVPRWAPGGVTPAPKKETWNMTASAVKEQKKQLKTQSKKAMAGDEWTMDEIRQEVTQSNLPRPKASAIALTKEQKHVQSLVVNKGQSVFFTGPAGTGKSVLMRSIIAELKKKWARDPERLAVTASTGLAACNIGGQTLHSFAGIGLGKDDIPTLVKKIRRNPKAKNRWLRTKTLIIDEVSMVDGELFDKLSSIGRTIRNNGKPWGGIQLVITGDFFQLPPVPDGDKSRESKFAFEAATWNTAIDHTIGLTQVFRQRDPVFANMLNEMRLGKISEETVQAFRKLTRPIVSDDGLEVTELFPTRYEVENANQGRLRSLPGKTYRFDAADSGDPQVRDKLLQNMMAAKTIDLKVGAQVMLIKNMDDTLVNGSLGKVTRFMSEGSFESWHMTDYGSDVDASEEGDLKRKIKAFSREVEEATKGTTEFPVVEFAAVDGSTRTILCVPEDWKVETPTGEVQASRSQLPLILAWALSIHKAQGQTLERVKVDLGKVFEKGQAYVALSRATSQQGLQVLRFQKDKVMAHPRVVGFYNKLYSAEQAVAKKPPSMADFLHKEEDTKLVKANARSQSFVRKGVEVIDLDYEEEAMASYGNF
- a CDS encoding DFDF domain-containing protein, which translates into the protein MEFIGLQMMVTLRQPLGTMLKGTVSAIEPGTSLTLSNVFTIGTNHWLPRVIIDAANILELSESREEVVPNTFTAPGVSPVPAPVINQPAFADPAILSMGKRPGSDMRSGSEKQSLPEATPQPTLAETRDPRPGQPGVLSSVHLTGGPRDDVVSLSETLQELDVEEPTPTARRHVPESSAVPQVAHEVHEVQSQSQKRKNRRREKQRAPRNGVMDETIPEITPMRGNAANRGKGWRQTPMLQSSPSFQPFNSLKRGIKGKKDLPENGWASEDVTEEMAEFDFENNLAKFDKRTIFDQMRKEDLIDDADRLVSHNRRPKPGTAGGKNFHYSENVLDIPSASSNAHQDFWNSEADDAANGVDRLSGRDVRSAQSSRRAESKSGPSRRSQSRKASAQLPSQPLNRVNSNVRLNRQPQALLRPQDSPKNILGANHMQHVTQSGFYLVPSNRRLETVSALQMLNLENIAANEIGLTEDMMAENAGRGIAEVTLRALEDPAIQVRFGTGGANAQNNSLATSATVVILAGNNKSGIRAISAARHLRNKGLNILVCVVGVERERDLLEDMRQQIRVFRNFGGRVHSKIELFEQLRKTASTPATSVTLIIDALLGLAISFEELRTGDQATVYELIEWANRNEAFVLAVDVPTGIDPSTGKVSIIDGGRLYVKPRYVVAMGAPKKGLLEAMAPVSDSDPTGTETAVAEEEDWKLFIADMGLGATVWKKAGTKIRRGIDFDDKWVLQMRYQPALSQD